One part of the Haliaeetus albicilla chromosome 9, bHalAlb1.1, whole genome shotgun sequence genome encodes these proteins:
- the SPTSSB gene encoding serine palmitoyltransferase small subunit B, with the protein MDIKRVKDYIYWLYYQYLLITCSYVLEPWERSMFHTITVTVFAMVVYTAYVFVPIHVRLAFEFFSQIFGSQPESTVSIVN; encoded by the coding sequence ATGGATATTAAGCGTGTGAAGGACTATATTTATTGGCTCTACTACCAGTACCTACTGATCACCTGCAGCTacgtgctggagccctgggAGCGGTCCATGTTCCATACCATCACCGTGACTGTTTTCGCTATGGTGGTGTACACGGCTTACGTCTTCGTCCCCATCCATGTCCGCCTGGCTTTTGAGTTCTTCTCCCAGATCTTCGGAAGCCAGCCCGAAAGCACAGTTTCCATTGTGAACTGA